The sequence below is a genomic window from Aulosira sp. FACHB-615.
AATGGCTTTGCTTCCGGCTGGGGTTGAGGTCGATAAACTGGTGATGAGCGTTGAACTACTGGAGGTGTATAATTTCTGCGCTCAGGATTTTGAACAATTATTCTTCGTGTTGGTGTGGATGCAACTGTTACTGGTTTGGGTAAGGGAGTAGCAGTAATTTTTATGTCTGGTTTAGCTTTGAGATTCCGCATTTTTTCCATTGCCATACTTTGCCTCGTCAAAGCCAAGGCCGCTTTATCTGTTCCTGATTCATCCTTGACTGTTGCTGCTACTTCTTCAGTTTTTTCTGGCGCTTCGATTTTCTTTGTAGTGGACAATTTCAGCGCGTTCATCGACCCACTAATTACACCACCTATTAGTGCTACGAAAAGCAGTGTTATCCCACTAATTACCGCAACTTTTATCAAGGGATTTTGCGAAGTTGGGCGAGTTGTAGTAACTTCTTCTGGTTCTGGAACTTCGGTTTCATTTACTGCTTCATCAGTCTCAAAAGTAATATTTACCCCATTCATAGCGGCAAAGTCTTGTTTATCTTCTGTGGAATCTTCTACTGTTAAATTATCTTGGATTTTTTCTTCAATAAACTCTTCATTTTTTGACCTTAAACAATCTTCTATTTCTATTGTTGAATCATCTTTTATTTCTGTTATTATCATTTTTCCCCTAGTTCAAAATCTTGAATTTTATAAATTTCTAATCCGGCTTTACGAGCTTGATATGCTATTTTTTGGATATTAGAATATTGTTTAGGTAATCTAGGCGTATCTATTGCTTTTACAAAAATAGTTTTATTAAATGTTATGGGTTCACCAATAACATTACCACCTTTAAAAATAATTAATTCCGCAATCAAATCTATAGTCCATCCTCGACTTTCTTTTAGCTTTCTAGGTTCACCCAGAAAGCTAACTTTGAGGATAGATTGCGTTGAACCTTGAAAAACATCTGGTGGTGTTAGTTTACCCAGTTGCTCAAGAAATGGAGCGCGAAAATCTTCGGATAATGCAAACCCTGTCGCCCAAGTCTTTGTGGTGATTCTGCCTTGTCCTGCTTGTACTCCAGTGTCAAGTTTTAACTTCTCTAAAGGCGATTCCAACTCATTTTGAGGGACAGTATTCCAACTCAATAAACCTGTCATTGTTTGTCCTACAAAATGTGTAATAGCTTGTGAGGATCTCTCGCTACTACTTATGGAAGATACTCTAATAGACTCTCCATCACTTAATTCTACTAATGTTGGGGCTTTGGAGTTAGCTATTCTCCATAAACCAAAAAAGTTTACTAACTCTATCAGTAGTAATAATGTTAGTACAATGGCATTCCCCATTAAAAATATTGGTGTCAAATTTAGTTCTTTTTTTTCTAGTAATCGCATTATCTTTTAGAAATGAGAGGGAACAGGGAACAGGAAACAGGGAATAGGGAATAGGGAATAGGGAGTTCTTAACAGAACATGGAGTATGCAAATTAAATTCATGATTGTATCTTTTTAATAAGAGCAATAATCATTCGACTTTCTTCTTGAAGTAAAAAAATAATCGATTCTATATCTTTTTGCTGAGATAATTCTACTCTCTGGGATAAAATAAGATGCGTTTCTAATTCATTAGTTGACCCTTGAGCAATATTTAGAAATCTGACATACTCAGGGGTTGTTCTTCTTCCATACCCCTCTGCTATGTTAGCTGGAATAGATACCGCAGACCTTCTAATTTGTTGCACCATGCCATATAACTCGTCTTTAGGAAAATTTTTAGTCAAAAAATAACATTTTTCGGCTATATCCATGCCTTTTTGCCAAATTTTTAAGTCTTTAAAATCATTAATTTCTGACATTTAAAAGCCTCTTATTTTACTCTTTTGTTAAGAGTTCCCTGTGATGCACTCTCGCTTGTCGAAGTGTTCCCTGTTCCCTGTTCCCTGTTCCCTCAATGCGTGCATTATCTTCTTGCCAATAAAGATACAGAGAAATTTAGTCCGTTCGTAAAAGCCGTGAATACTGACATCCCTCCACCTATTCCTATTGCTACAGCAAGCAAGGGTGAAAAAACAGCTTGTACTAGTTGTGTCAATAAAGGATTAGTTGACGGCACGTTCACAATTGAACTGGCAACTATGCCAACAATAATTGAATTTGATACTAGCACCAAAGTTAATCCCAACCATCCTGCTAACCAAGCATAAATAGGTTTAGCACCAACAGGCAACAAAGAAAGAACTAGGAATATAGGTGCTACATGAGCTACTAATAAAAAAGATAGCTGAACAATATACGCAAAACCTAGTGATAATCCCGACAAGATAACAAAAACCACACCTTGTATAGCATTGTTTACTATTTCTCCAGTAGCATCAAGAGGATTCCATCTGACAGAACCAGCACTTCCATTTAATCCTCTTTGTTGTCTGATTTTTATAGCTTGTTCTTCAGCCTTCTTAGTTTCTCTGTCAATACATTCTTGACGTGGATTTGTTGTGTTCTGTTGAGCATCAATTTTTGATGTTGGTAATGTGTCGCATGAGGCAATTTTTGTTTGCGCTGCTAGAACAAAACTTTGGTCTGCATTAACAATACGTATAGCGTTTCTCAGAGTAACCCCATTTTTGGTTATCGACAGAATCTTGCTATTCAGGTGTATTGTCGTGTTGTTTAGTCCTACCGCCAGTGTAGTCGTCATCGCCCCATTGTTGGAAAGCATCAAAATTACTAGTAGAGGGAAGACCATTTCACTAACAACATTAGTCGAAAACCCTTCATCGCTAATTTGTCTATACCAACCTAGTGACCAAAATGCGACCAAAACTACAGCAATTAACATCGAAACAGCCACGATTGCTAAATAAACTGGGCTTTGCCCTGCTGCAAAATCTACCCAATCTTGCTTGAACGCATTGAGAGCTAACCTTGCACCATCTTCAGCCCCTTTAACAACGTCTCCAGAAATTGTCACTCCTGTATTTTGTCCAGGTTGTTGTCCGCTCGATTGAGCCAATACAAAAGGTATAAACAAGTTGCTTTGCTCCAATTCAAAATTATTAGGGAATTTTCCATTTTGAAGGCAAAAAAATGATTATTCTCGCCAAAAAACATCTAAAGCAGCCAGATTACTAATAATTGCTCTGCGAGTAGCGGCTGATTCTGCCTGTTTTTTCTTCTCCTCTTCACTCATTTGTCCAGATATATCAGCCAGATTCATATTTGTACTTGCCAGGAGTTGTGTTTGTCTTTGGGATTCGCCATGAGTCGCTCTTGCAAGCATGGCAACTTGCAAGTTTTGAATAGCCATTTTTTTGAGAATATCTTGAGTCACAACATCATTCTGAACAGTTTCTGCTTGTTCTAAAGAATCCGTTACAGCAGTATTACTAATTTCTGCTTCTCCAGCTTGATTTTTCTGTCCATCAATCCCCAAAACTGCTTGGGATTGTGCGCGAGTGTATGCTTGATGCACTTCCCTCTCTGCATTTTCTCCTTGAACTTCTGGCGGAGTATTAATTAAATCTGTATCTTCTTGAGCCGAAACAGCGTCATTAACATCATCTCCTGTTTTATATGGGTCTTTGTTACCATCTTTGATTGCTTTATCGATGGCTTTTCCTATTTCTTTATTAATACTTCCCCACTTGATGCTGAATTTTTTAAAGTCAATATCAATGTATTTCCTTGCTGTTGTTAAATACTCTTGTCCTTTTATGTATAAATCTAAAGTCTTTTCCAGAAATGTTTCTTCACGTTTTTTTACTGGATTCGGTACATCATCAGATTCAACAGTATCGACTACAACGGCATTAGGATCTGATGTTTGGGCTTTTACTGGAAGATTGAGACTAATTAAGAAGATTTGGGAGACTAAGAGGATCTTCAGCATCGGCTGCTTGATAGGTCTCATATAAATCCTTCAAAAGTACTCTAAATGGTGTTTTTGAACAATAAGAAGAAACTAAAGCTTCTTTTTTCACAGTGTCTATAGATATGGCTGTTACATCTAATGGTGGTGGTGCAAACTCACCAACAGAAGATAGAGTTTTGAAAAATGGACTATCATAATTATCCACATTAGGAGGGATTAAATAATCCGGTTTTGTTTTGATAATTACATAACCTGCATCCTTTCTGAATTCAGATGTTATCCCTGGCTGATTTAGCTTTGGATTGGCTACATTTTCATATTTCAAACGCCTCAGACTATAACTGAAATAAACAGAAGTTTTCCCATGAGCTAAACCAACTTGGCATTCTGTTTCTCTTTCAGCAATAAACTTCTGATATTTCTCTTGGTTATATTTCCAAACTTGAAAACTCCCTATAGATACAACTCCTGCTAATATTGCTAATAAGATTTTGTTTTGAATAAGTGTGGATAGACTTTTCATAGTGGCTTACCCTGCTTAATGCAATCGACATAATACTTAGAAAATTCTGCTACCCATTCAAACTTATTTTTGTAACGTTCTTTAAACAGATCGCGTGTCGCTTGTTCTTCCCTGCTATTGGCGACTAAAGCCAGCAAAGGATAGGACGGATAATAGCGACATCTGATGTATTTGTTGTTGTAATCTAGTAGCCATAATGTGTATAGCTGTTGAACGTTAGGAGTAAATGTTTCGTTTTTGTCGATGATTTCTCTGGGAATACCCAACAAATCCGAAAAACTACCAGATGCCCCTGGAACGATTCGCCCAATCAGTCTCAGTGGCATATTTTGTAATATCTGCTCTCCGGCTTCTGACTTGGCAATAGAGATTACATCCTGGGCTGCAAGGATAATTCTGCATCCTGATTTCCGTGCCGTCGCACATTTACGCCCTACTAGTCGAGATAACGCCGGAAAACGTAGGAGTACACTGGCTTCGTCCATGAAAAACACGCTGTTGGGCGAAGATAAGGATTGGCGAGAAGCTGCGATGTAAGCCGACATCCCAAACACCTCTGCATCTTTACCTGATTGCAAGTTAGTCAAAGCAAAGGTGATCAGCTTGCTGTCAGTTTCAAAAGTTGAAGGTTTACAAATTGCATCTCCAATGGAACTAGCCCGCCAATACTGGAACCGTAGCCGAATATAGTTTAGGGCTTTATCTACATTCTCATCCTCATACCCCAAATCAATATGGTCTGTAGAGAAAAACTGCTCCAGATCAACTAGAGTCGCGGTGTTCGCCCAAGCTTCAGACCCTAAACCTCCTTGCTTTGCCGACTCAAAGCGTTGTTGAATATCAGGGTCATCGTAAAATGCCTTTGTCCCCAGTGGAATTAACGATTCAATTGTTTGAGCCAGAAAACCATCAAACTGTTGTGAACCTAAAACTAGCTGTAAAACTATTAAGTTGACATCATTGCGGTGTGCTTTAACTCTATCTTCCCTTTGTTCCAACGGGATTTTCGATAAATCTAATGGTTGAACAAGATTGTTCGACTGCTTAGAAATATCAAAGTAGAAACCATTGTAGTAGGGCGTGAAATCTCCAAACGTTCCTGAGCCGTCGTCGTTAGGCAGGTCAATCATTAGTATTGACATCCCCATTGCCAAACACTCAGCAATAATTGAGGATACCAGAACTGATTTACCAGAACCAGTTGTCCCAATTACCATCATGTTTTTAGTTCGGGACAAATCAATGCTCACGGGTGAATGTCCCTCATCGGCAATTAGTTCAAATCCTTGCTGATCTGCACCAGATGTTTGCACCGCCGGCGTTAAACCAATTACCTCACTGGCAAAAAATGATGTTCTCCTGTTATATGGACTTGTTAGTTGTGGTCTTTGCCTCAACAGCAAGGTTTCTACCCAAATCAGCCATGTATATTGCATCTCACGGCTTAATTCCGCCGGTTGGTTCACATAACCTGAAATCAACCTGCAAGCATCGTCTATTTCTTCTGGTGTATCCCGGTAAACCAATACTATGAGTGCGACATTTTCTGGCACATCACCTGTATATAATTGCTTTTGAGCATTTACTGACCATTCAGTATTAATCTGTGATGCTACGTCGATGGTTTTTTTACTGGCACTCATCTGGGCATTTCGAGATCGTCTTGTGATTAGCTGCTGGGTTAACCTAACTATTTTCTGGTCAGCTGGGCTAATCTCTG
It includes:
- a CDS encoding four helix bundle protein — encoded protein: MSEINDFKDLKIWQKGMDIAEKCYFLTKNFPKDELYGMVQQIRRSAVSIPANIAEGYGRRTTPEYVRFLNIAQGSTNELETHLILSQRVELSQQKDIESIIFLLQEESRMIIALIKKIQS
- a CDS encoding helicase HerA domain-containing protein, encoding MALKKSKTKSQKLNPFEDLLDLTTLVRLKKGGYTIGAYLLSKKQVGETNNTLQLVFGYSCRGIHPLFNSDEKVEQIAQAFENGCKEFAQGERYTFRWSSFCNEEEVIEHFRHRLSNPVNDESEFLDWGSVSRLQQLTRQKKRKNITLNVYATFTVKPGGTEAGDAVDRAIVNLSNFLQRRFTPTGATELTRKSLMQVLEKAINVSLRHQQILSEMGLNPTPKSEKELWQDLSFQVGAKPVKVPHTLVFSDGMLAEEFHESLPSPRQYIDAAHITSVLLNNGIPFADRKWVCISTPKKGQKYVGVLTLTQKPEAFVSTTAQVRFLWNIFARDVIYDIEIITEISPADQKIVRLTQQLITRRSRNAQMSASKKTIDVASQINTEWSVNAQKQLYTGDVPENVALIVLVYRDTPEEIDDACRLISGYVNQPAELSREMQYTWLIWVETLLLRQRPQLTSPYNRRTSFFASEVIGLTPAVQTSGADQQGFELIADEGHSPVSIDLSRTKNMMVIGTTGSGKSVLVSSIIAECLAMGMSILMIDLPNDDGSGTFGDFTPYYNGFYFDISKQSNNLVQPLDLSKIPLEQREDRVKAHRNDVNLIVLQLVLGSQQFDGFLAQTIESLIPLGTKAFYDDPDIQQRFESAKQGGLGSEAWANTATLVDLEQFFSTDHIDLGYEDENVDKALNYIRLRFQYWRASSIGDAICKPSTFETDSKLITFALTNLQSGKDAEVFGMSAYIAASRQSLSSPNSVFFMDEASVLLRFPALSRLVGRKCATARKSGCRIILAAQDVISIAKSEAGEQILQNMPLRLIGRIVPGASGSFSDLLGIPREIIDKNETFTPNVQQLYTLWLLDYNNKYIRCRYYPSYPLLALVANSREEQATRDLFKERYKNKFEWVAEFSKYYVDCIKQGKPL